Proteins encoded by one window of Pirellulales bacterium:
- a CDS encoding thiazole synthase, producing the protein MHTTVQKSAAPAEDSSADSFQLGRHTLRSRLIVGTGKYANYELMAHSLAASGTDCITVAVRRERLIDAQGHNLLDHIDTQRYILLPNTAGCFTADDAVRVARLGREILLGLENPGADWVKLEVLGDTKTLLPDPIATLQATERLVAEGFRVLCYTTDDPMTARRLKEAGATSVMPAGSPIGSGQGILNPNNIRICLEYLKDGNPNYPVIVDAGVGTASDVAIAMELGVDGVLLNTGIAHAKNPLAMAQAMQAACTAGRLAYLAGRIPKKLYATASSPETGTIAPKPR; encoded by the coding sequence ATGCACACTACCGTCCAAAAATCTGCCGCGCCTGCCGAAGATTCTTCCGCTGATTCGTTCCAGCTTGGCCGCCACACGCTCCGCAGCCGGCTGATTGTTGGCACCGGCAAATATGCCAATTACGAATTAATGGCGCATTCGCTGGCCGCTTCCGGAACCGATTGCATTACCGTGGCCGTGCGCCGCGAGCGATTGATCGATGCCCAAGGGCACAACCTGCTGGATCACATCGACACCCAGCGCTACATTTTGCTTCCCAACACGGCCGGCTGCTTCACAGCCGACGATGCGGTCCGAGTTGCCCGACTGGGTCGCGAAATTTTGCTCGGCCTGGAAAACCCCGGCGCCGATTGGGTCAAGCTGGAAGTGCTGGGCGATACCAAAACGTTGCTGCCCGATCCCATCGCCACGCTGCAAGCCACGGAGCGGTTGGTTGCCGAAGGCTTCCGAGTGCTCTGCTACACCACCGACGATCCTATGACCGCTCGGCGGCTCAAAGAAGCCGGCGCCACCAGCGTCATGCCGGCCGGCAGCCCCATCGGTTCCGGCCAAGGCATTTTGAATCCCAACAACATTCGCATCTGCTTGGAATATTTGAAGGATGGCAATCCTAACTATCCGGTCATTGTCGATGCCGGTGTGGGTACCGCCAGCGACGTGGCCATTGCCATGGAGCTGGGCGTGGATGGCGTGCTGCTAAACACGGGCATCGCCCACGCAAAAAATCCACTGGCCATGGCCCAGGCCATGCAAGCGGCCTGCACCGCCGGCCGTTTAGCATACCTGGCGGGGCGTATTCCCAAAAAGCTGTACGCCACGGCCAGCAGTCCCGAAACCGGCACCATCGCACCCAAACCGCGCTAA
- the thiS gene encoding sulfur carrier protein ThiS, protein MQIFVNGQTRTVPEGTTLAQLLSQLEVAARHVAVEINLELVPRAQHAQHRLAEGDRLEVVTLVGGG, encoded by the coding sequence ATGCAGATTTTTGTGAATGGCCAAACTCGCACGGTTCCCGAGGGAACCACGCTGGCGCAATTGCTGTCCCAGCTAGAAGTGGCAGCTCGGCACGTGGCTGTCGAAATCAATTTGGAGTTGGTGCCGCGCGCTCAACACGCTCAGCATAGGCTGGCCGAGGGAGACCGCCTGGAGGTCGTCACTTTGGTCGGCGGCGGCTAG
- a CDS encoding Gfo/Idh/MocA family oxidoreductase, which translates to MATNGALNRKLRMALIGGGQGAFIGRVHATAAVLDNRAVLVAGALSSDLQRAKASAADYDIPADRAYGSYQELIDKEKSLPADQRIDFVSIATPNHTHFEIARAAAEAGFNVICDKPLTLDLAQAEQLADVVDRTGVVFAVTHNYTGYPLVRQARQMILGGELGEINAIRSFYLQGWLRTRLELQNQKQATWRSDPKKSGAAGCWGDIGTHAFNLARYTTGLMPEKISGHLKVFEPGRTLDDYGTVVVRFENGALGTVTASQISHGRENDLWIEIDGTKGSLEWRQEEPNKMWLKRNGQPHALYTRDPNAPFMNEAGKAACRLPSGHPEAFFEAFANIYRAAYDSMILRAAGQKFPTVDTIYPNVNDGVEGMYFIQQSVASTKENGAWLPLRHKRARK; encoded by the coding sequence ATGGCCACCAACGGTGCGCTGAATCGCAAATTGCGAATGGCGTTAATCGGCGGCGGGCAAGGGGCCTTCATCGGTCGCGTGCATGCCACGGCGGCGGTGCTCGATAACCGAGCGGTGCTGGTGGCCGGCGCGCTTTCCAGCGATTTGCAGCGTGCCAAAGCATCGGCGGCTGATTACGACATTCCCGCCGATCGGGCTTATGGTTCCTACCAGGAACTCATCGACAAAGAAAAATCGCTCCCTGCCGATCAGCGAATTGATTTTGTTTCCATCGCCACGCCCAACCATACGCATTTTGAAATTGCCCGGGCGGCTGCGGAGGCGGGCTTCAATGTCATTTGTGACAAACCGTTGACATTGGATTTGGCGCAGGCCGAGCAGTTGGCCGACGTAGTGGATCGCACCGGCGTGGTGTTTGCCGTCACGCATAATTACACCGGCTATCCACTGGTGCGGCAGGCGCGGCAAATGATTTTGGGGGGCGAGCTAGGCGAAATCAACGCGATTCGTTCGTTCTACTTACAAGGCTGGCTGCGGACGCGGCTGGAATTGCAAAACCAAAAGCAGGCTACATGGCGGTCCGATCCCAAAAAAAGCGGCGCCGCCGGCTGCTGGGGTGATATTGGCACGCACGCCTTCAACTTGGCGCGTTACACCACCGGTCTAATGCCGGAAAAAATTAGCGGCCACTTAAAAGTGTTTGAGCCCGGCCGGACGTTGGACGATTACGGCACGGTGGTGGTGCGGTTTGAAAACGGCGCGCTGGGAACGGTGACCGCGTCGCAGATCAGCCACGGCCGAGAAAACGATTTGTGGATTGAAATCGACGGCACCAAGGGCTCGCTGGAATGGCGTCAGGAGGAGCCCAATAAAATGTGGCTCAAGCGCAACGGCCAGCCACACGCTTTGTACACGCGCGATCCAAACGCTCCCTTCATGAACGAGGCCGGCAAGGCCGCTTGCCGCTTGCCGAGCGGACATCCGGAGGCATTTTTTGAAGCGTTTGCCAACATTTACCGCGCAGCTTACGACAGCATGATTCTACGCGCGGCCGGCCAAAAATTTCCCACGGTTGATACGATTTATCCCAACGTGAACGACGGCGTGGAGGGCATGTACTTCATTCAGCAGAGCGTTGCCTCGACCAAAGAAAACGGCGCCTGGTTGCCGCTGCGGCACAAACGAGCGCGCAAATAG
- a CDS encoding response regulator, translated as MRNDTVGRPMEVLLVEDNRMDAHFAIRALEKANFKHRCTLVVDGAEAMDYLQRRGIFARAPRPDLILLDLELPKKNGREVLSEIRADEELLEIPVVVLTGSTDEADMAHTQLLQVESYLVKPVNLAKFLDVVRELKRFWHQGVILPAV; from the coding sequence ATGCGAAACGATACGGTTGGACGACCGATGGAAGTGCTGCTGGTGGAAGATAATCGCATGGATGCCCACTTCGCCATTCGTGCCTTGGAGAAGGCCAATTTCAAACACCGTTGCACGCTGGTAGTCGATGGCGCAGAAGCCATGGATTACTTGCAGCGGCGCGGCATTTTTGCCCGCGCCCCGCGGCCCGATTTAATTTTGCTCGATTTAGAGCTCCCGAAAAAAAACGGCCGCGAAGTGCTGTCCGAGATTCGCGCAGACGAAGAACTCCTTGAGATTCCCGTGGTGGTGCTGACCGGCTCGACCGATGAAGCCGACATGGCCCACACGCAACTGTTGCAAGTCGAAAGCTATTTGGTGAAGCCGGTGAATCTGGCCAAGTTTTTGGACGTGGTGCGCGAACTGAAACGCTTTTGGCACCAGGGCGTCATTCTACCGGCAGTCTGA
- a CDS encoding prolyl oligopeptidase family serine peptidase — MFNNSARFPVLTPVLIALGTIFSQAGVTAWAQSPRNNDAQKSLPPAGIEVPVAERADLERGLLNLQAALMDLAASKDHHVQSLFPDVQIYERAVASALANHEFFDASDLGKAKELLQAGLARAEQLQKGESPWTRATGLVVRGYISKIDGSVQPYGLVVPISCRPESAHKFRMDIWLHGRNEKLSEVNFLDERSKKSGEFTPQDTIVLHPYGRYCNAFKFAGEIDVLEAIEAVKQQYRIDEDRIAMRGFSMGGAGCWHLAVHYADHWVAAAPGAGFAETEQYLKMSDATLDALPDWQRKLFFWYDCLPYAANLYQCPTIAYNGEDDPQKQSADVMEKALQEEGIALRRVIGPHTKHAYEPGAKKIVAAAVDNLAEIGRERVPTEIHFVTYTLRYNRMDWVQVEGLAEHWAESTVNAVLSTTEEDESLLSLETKNITDLALSFASGLAPFDLAKPVKIEIDDDKLDGPRVFSDHSWECKLHKNQQGAWVVGPREMDPHDLFKRPGLQGPIDDAFMDSFLIVRPTGKSSRSTVSRWAQAEMDRAIMQWRSQFRGEARVKDDTAVTDEDIASSNLILWGDEQSNAVIKRINDKLPIHWQNDNVVADQKKYSATERVPVLIYPNPLNPQRYVVLNSGFTFREADYSSNAKQVPRLPDWAIIDIRTPPDATQPGKIEAAGFFGERWELNPTAAKPNRNKTAMN, encoded by the coding sequence ATGTTCAATAACTCTGCGCGATTCCCCGTGCTTACGCCTGTTCTAATCGCTCTCGGCACGATATTTTCTCAGGCCGGCGTCACCGCCTGGGCCCAATCGCCGCGAAATAACGATGCACAAAAATCATTGCCGCCGGCAGGAATTGAAGTGCCAGTTGCGGAACGGGCCGACTTGGAACGCGGCTTGTTGAACCTGCAGGCGGCGTTAATGGATCTGGCCGCCAGTAAAGACCATCACGTGCAGTCCTTGTTCCCCGATGTTCAAATTTACGAGCGAGCTGTCGCCAGCGCCCTGGCCAATCATGAATTTTTCGACGCCAGCGACCTGGGCAAAGCCAAGGAATTGCTGCAAGCCGGCCTGGCCCGCGCGGAGCAACTGCAAAAAGGGGAATCGCCCTGGACCAGGGCCACGGGTTTGGTCGTGCGCGGTTACATTTCAAAAATCGACGGCTCCGTGCAGCCGTATGGCTTGGTGGTGCCGATTTCGTGCCGGCCCGAAAGCGCTCATAAATTTCGCATGGACATCTGGCTGCACGGCCGCAACGAAAAGCTGAGCGAAGTCAACTTTCTGGACGAACGCAGCAAAAAGTCCGGCGAGTTCACGCCGCAAGATACCATCGTGCTGCATCCCTACGGCCGGTATTGCAATGCCTTCAAATTCGCGGGAGAAATCGACGTGCTGGAGGCCATTGAAGCGGTCAAACAACAGTATCGTATTGACGAAGATCGCATTGCCATGCGCGGGTTTTCGATGGGCGGGGCCGGCTGCTGGCACCTGGCCGTGCACTATGCTGATCATTGGGTGGCCGCCGCGCCCGGCGCCGGCTTCGCCGAGACCGAACAGTATTTGAAAATGTCGGATGCTACTCTCGACGCACTGCCGGATTGGCAGCGCAAATTGTTTTTCTGGTACGACTGCCTGCCGTACGCGGCCAATTTGTATCAGTGCCCCACGATTGCCTACAACGGCGAGGACGATCCGCAAAAACAGTCCGCCGACGTGATGGAAAAGGCGCTGCAGGAGGAAGGTATTGCATTGCGGCGCGTCATCGGCCCGCACACCAAGCACGCTTACGAGCCCGGCGCTAAAAAAATTGTGGCTGCCGCCGTCGATAACCTGGCGGAAATTGGCCGCGAACGGGTGCCGACCGAAATTCACTTCGTCACCTACACGCTCCGCTATAACCGCATGGATTGGGTCCAAGTAGAAGGCCTGGCAGAACATTGGGCCGAGTCCACCGTGAACGCCGTGCTTTCGACCACTGAAGAAGACGAATCGCTCCTGTCGCTCGAAACCAAAAACATTACCGACCTGGCGTTGTCGTTTGCGTCGGGGTTGGCACCGTTCGACCTGGCCAAACCAGTGAAAATCGAAATCGACGATGACAAGCTCGATGGGCCGCGCGTGTTTTCCGACCACTCCTGGGAATGCAAACTGCACAAAAACCAGCAAGGAGCGTGGGTCGTGGGTCCGCGAGAAATGGACCCGCACGATTTATTCAAGCGTCCCGGCCTGCAAGGGCCGATCGACGATGCGTTTATGGATTCTTTCCTGATTGTGCGGCCCACGGGCAAAAGCTCCCGCAGCACGGTCAGCCGCTGGGCCCAAGCCGAAATGGATCGCGCCATCATGCAGTGGCGCAGCCAATTCCGCGGCGAGGCCCGAGTGAAAGACGACACGGCCGTGACGGATGAGGATATTGCCTCGAGCAATTTGATTTTGTGGGGCGACGAGCAAAGCAATGCGGTGATCAAGCGCATTAACGACAAGCTGCCGATCCATTGGCAAAACGACAATGTGGTGGCCGATCAAAAGAAATATTCAGCGACCGAACGCGTGCCGGTGTTGATTTATCCCAATCCGTTGAATCCCCAGCGCTATGTGGTGCTGAACAGCGGGTTCACTTTTCGCGAGGCGGATTATTCCAGCAACGCCAAGCAAGTGCCGCGCCTGCCCGATTGGGCCATCATCGACATCCGTACCCCGCCCGACGCCACGCAGCCGGGGAAAATCGAAGCGGCGGGATTTTTTGGCGAGCGGTGGGAATTAAATCCGACCGCCGCCAAGCCCAACCGCAACAAAACCGCGATGAATTGA
- a CDS encoding type II toxin-antitoxin system death-on-curing family toxin produces the protein MNLKPLFLTLDEVVAIHSDQIQRYGGSAGVRDWNLLRSALAMPAASFGGQYLQADLCEMAAAYLFHLVKNHAFVDGNKRVGAVAADIFLAFNGLHLIADQDDYTDLVIAVASGKTSKSAVAEFYRKNAKTA, from the coding sequence GTGAACTTAAAACCGCTATTTTTGACGCTGGACGAAGTCGTGGCCATTCACAGCGACCAAATTCAACGCTACGGCGGTTCGGCTGGTGTACGCGATTGGAATTTACTGCGCTCGGCCCTAGCCATGCCCGCCGCAAGTTTTGGCGGACAGTATTTGCAGGCAGATTTGTGCGAGATGGCGGCCGCATATTTGTTTCATCTGGTGAAAAATCATGCGTTTGTCGACGGCAACAAGCGCGTCGGCGCCGTGGCTGCGGATATTTTTTTAGCATTCAATGGCTTGCATCTTATTGCCGATCAGGACGATTACACTGATTTGGTGATTGCTGTCGCTAGCGGCAAAACATCTAAATCCGCAGTGGCGGAATTCTACCGGAAGAATGCTAAGACAGCTTAA
- a CDS encoding isocitrate/isopropylmalate dehydrogenase family protein: MAHDVTLIMGDGTGPELAEAARKCIDATGVKINWDVQEAGVDVMARTGTPLPEATMESVKRTKCALKAPITTPVGTGFRSINVYLRQALGLYACVRPCKQYKGVRSFFESVPVDLVIVRENTEDLYAGVEFEKGKSETADLIKFINEKSTGNKIKTGPQETGVSIKPISISGTERIVKYAFEYARKYGRKKVTSVHKANIMKYSDGLWLEVSRQVAAKYPDIEFEDRIVDNMCMQLVQKPELYDVLVLPNLYGDVLSDLCAGLVGGLGVAPGANIGPDGAVFEATHGSAPKYKGKNKVNPTAVILSGMLMLEHLGEIDAGKRLEKAVADVIVEGKSVTYDLKPNRDDPTAVGTREMADAIVAKLKAGR, from the coding sequence ATGGCACACGATGTTACGTTAATCATGGGTGATGGCACCGGGCCGGAACTGGCCGAAGCGGCCCGCAAGTGCATCGACGCCACGGGCGTCAAAATCAATTGGGACGTGCAAGAAGCGGGCGTCGACGTGATGGCCCGCACCGGCACGCCGCTGCCGGAAGCCACGATGGAAAGCGTCAAGCGGACCAAGTGTGCGCTGAAGGCCCCCATCACCACGCCGGTGGGCACGGGCTTTCGTAGCATCAACGTGTATTTGCGGCAGGCGCTGGGCTTATACGCCTGCGTGCGGCCCTGCAAGCAATACAAAGGCGTGCGCAGTTTTTTCGAAAGCGTGCCAGTCGATTTGGTCATTGTCCGCGAAAACACCGAAGACCTGTATGCCGGCGTCGAATTTGAAAAAGGCAAGTCGGAAACCGCCGATCTGATTAAGTTCATCAACGAAAAATCGACCGGCAACAAAATTAAAACCGGACCGCAAGAAACGGGCGTTTCCATCAAGCCGATCAGCATTTCCGGCACCGAGCGAATTGTGAAGTATGCGTTTGAATACGCCCGCAAGTATGGCCGCAAGAAGGTGACCAGCGTTCACAAAGCCAACATCATGAAGTACAGCGACGGGCTGTGGCTGGAGGTGTCGCGGCAGGTAGCGGCCAAGTATCCGGACATCGAATTTGAAGACCGGATTGTCGACAACATGTGCATGCAGTTGGTGCAAAAGCCGGAATTGTACGACGTGCTGGTGCTGCCGAACTTATACGGCGACGTGCTCAGCGATTTGTGCGCCGGGCTGGTCGGCGGTTTGGGCGTGGCGCCAGGAGCGAACATCGGCCCGGATGGCGCTGTGTTCGAAGCCACGCATGGCAGCGCGCCCAAGTACAAAGGCAAAAACAAAGTGAATCCGACGGCCGTGATTCTGTCGGGCATGCTGATGCTGGAACACTTGGGCGAAATCGATGCCGGCAAGCGCCTGGAAAAAGCCGTGGCCGACGTCATCGTCGAAGGCAAAAGCGTCACGTACGACTTGAAGCCGAACCGGGATGATCCTACCGCCGTGGGCACGCGCGAAATGGCGGATGCGATTGTGGCGAAATTAAAAGCTGGCCGATAG
- the lpxK gene encoding tetraacyldisaccharide 4'-kinase, translating into MLSAAYFRELVSGQRQGPAAHMLRGLLRLAELPYAWAVKRRNWAFDLGQKERLGVGIPVISVGNLTLGGTGKTPFVEWLTRWFMHRGVNIALVSRGYKAAQGAPNDEAQELAQKLPGVPHLQNADRVAAARLAVQKFQAELVILDDGFQHRRLERNLDVVLLDALEPFGFGHLFPRGMLREPLSSLGRAQVAVLTRADMVNDAERARIRSVVLHYAPHIAWAECRHAPHSLLLSDGQQEPLEAIRNRRVVAFCGLGNPAGFRHTLAECGCNVVAWREFPDHFVYNQNSIQELSLWAASHDVEAVLCTHKDLVKLAVNDLGNRPLRAVLVGLEFLRGQEELETNLETLLTLCPNVK; encoded by the coding sequence TTGCTAAGTGCGGCCTATTTTCGCGAATTAGTCAGTGGCCAGCGGCAGGGACCGGCCGCCCACATGCTACGCGGCCTGCTGCGGTTGGCGGAGCTTCCATATGCCTGGGCAGTGAAACGGCGAAATTGGGCCTTCGATTTGGGCCAAAAGGAACGTCTAGGGGTAGGCATTCCGGTAATCAGCGTGGGGAACCTGACGCTGGGGGGCACGGGCAAAACGCCTTTTGTGGAATGGCTAACGCGGTGGTTTATGCACCGCGGTGTAAACATTGCACTGGTCAGCCGCGGATACAAAGCGGCCCAAGGCGCGCCAAACGACGAGGCCCAGGAATTGGCGCAAAAACTGCCTGGCGTGCCGCACTTGCAAAATGCAGATCGTGTGGCGGCGGCGCGCTTGGCCGTGCAAAAATTTCAGGCCGAGCTAGTCATTTTGGACGATGGCTTCCAGCATAGACGCCTGGAACGCAATTTGGATGTAGTGCTGCTTGATGCGCTGGAGCCGTTCGGCTTTGGCCATCTGTTTCCGCGGGGCATGTTGCGCGAACCACTTTCCAGCTTGGGCCGTGCTCAGGTGGCGGTGCTGACGCGCGCTGACATGGTGAACGATGCGGAGCGGGCGCGCATTCGTAGCGTGGTGTTACATTATGCGCCGCACATTGCTTGGGCCGAGTGCCGGCACGCCCCGCACAGTTTGCTGTTGTCAGATGGTCAGCAAGAGCCGTTGGAGGCGATTCGTAATCGGCGGGTCGTCGCTTTTTGCGGGCTGGGAAATCCGGCCGGTTTTCGGCACACGCTGGCCGAGTGCGGCTGCAATGTGGTCGCCTGGCGAGAGTTTCCCGACCATTTTGTTTACAATCAGAACAGCATCCAAGAATTGTCGCTGTGGGCGGCCTCGCATGATGTCGAGGCTGTCCTGTGCACGCATAAAGACTTGGTCAAGCTTGCCGTAAATGATTTGGGAAATCGGCCGTTGCGGGCCGTACTGGTGGGGTTGGAGTTTTTGCGTGGGCAGGAAGAATTAGAAACGAATTTGGAAACACTGCTGACTCTGTGTCCGAACGTAAAATGA
- a CDS encoding alpha/beta hydrolase-fold protein, giving the protein MSERKMTNPAAISSASPASGWSTVLVAGKRCDVFQPATLHPDGYAIIYLHGVHQNRLVDQPVFTAEFARHGLRVIAPLTGRSWWADRICPDFDAHVTAYRHVIDNIVPYVAQQWQVAPTQFALLGTSMGGQGALRLAFKQPSTFPVTVAISPAIDYQIRWKEGDQALALMYPDQESIRQDTATLHVHPLNWPRHLWFCCDPADHRWYESAERLHSKLVALGIPHDYDLETTGGGHRFPYYNLMAPTAMQFIVDRLERERLRVV; this is encoded by the coding sequence GTGTCCGAACGTAAAATGACGAATCCTGCGGCAATCTCCAGCGCCAGCCCAGCGTCCGGTTGGTCCACGGTTCTGGTCGCCGGCAAACGATGCGACGTGTTTCAGCCCGCCACGCTTCATCCGGATGGGTATGCGATAATTTATTTACACGGCGTGCACCAAAATCGGCTGGTTGACCAACCGGTGTTTACCGCCGAGTTCGCCAGGCATGGCTTGCGTGTGATCGCTCCGCTAACGGGTCGCAGTTGGTGGGCGGACCGAATCTGTCCGGATTTTGACGCGCATGTTACTGCCTATCGGCATGTCATCGACAACATTGTGCCCTACGTAGCCCAGCAGTGGCAGGTAGCTCCCACGCAATTTGCTTTGCTGGGCACCAGCATGGGCGGCCAGGGAGCGCTGCGGTTGGCGTTCAAGCAGCCGTCCACCTTTCCGGTAACAGTGGCGATTTCCCCGGCCATCGATTATCAAATTCGATGGAAAGAAGGAGACCAGGCGCTAGCGCTAATGTATCCCGATCAGGAATCGATACGGCAAGATACGGCCACGTTGCACGTGCATCCGCTGAATTGGCCGCGCCATTTGTGGTTTTGCTGTGATCCGGCCGACCACCGCTGGTACGAAAGCGCCGAGCGCTTGCACTCCAAGCTGGTGGCCCTGGGCATTCCGCACGATTACGATTTGGAAACGACCGGCGGCGGGCACAGATTCCCATACTACAACCTTATGGCGCCGACGGCGATGCAGTTTATCGTGGATCGATTGGAACGGGAACGATTGCGAGTTGTGTAA
- a CDS encoding metallophosphoesterase has translation MRLCWLTDIHLNFLTGSETDHFLSAVRATEADAILLTGDIGEARSVAPLLTRLDEAWQRPFYFVLGNHDFYGGSIAGVRKEVTALARSRPRLVYLTAAGVVHLTDHVGLVGDDGWADARLGNYVQSLVMMNDYRLIAELAPLTKEFRWPKLKELGDQAAEHIRRVLPPALAKYREVILATHLPPLRDACWHEGQISDDEWLPHFTCKALGDAILEIMRATPQRKLTVYCGHTHSSGICTPLPNVTIHTGSAQYGLPSVQQVIEME, from the coding sequence ATGCGTCTTTGCTGGCTGACGGATATTCATTTGAACTTTTTGACCGGCAGCGAAACCGATCATTTTTTATCCGCAGTACGGGCCACGGAGGCCGACGCCATCTTGCTCACCGGCGATATCGGGGAAGCCCGCAGCGTGGCGCCGTTGCTTACGCGGCTGGACGAAGCCTGGCAGAGACCTTTTTATTTTGTGCTGGGCAATCACGATTTTTATGGCGGATCGATCGCCGGCGTACGGAAGGAAGTTACGGCACTGGCGCGAAGCCGGCCTCGTTTAGTGTATTTAACTGCCGCCGGAGTCGTACATTTAACCGACCATGTCGGTTTGGTTGGCGACGACGGTTGGGCCGATGCTCGCCTGGGGAACTATGTGCAATCGCTGGTCATGATGAATGATTATCGGTTGATTGCTGAATTGGCCCCGTTAACGAAGGAGTTTCGCTGGCCGAAGTTGAAAGAATTGGGCGACCAGGCGGCCGAGCACATTCGCCGGGTACTGCCGCCGGCGCTGGCGAAATATCGAGAAGTCATTTTGGCCACGCACCTGCCGCCGCTCCGCGACGCCTGCTGGCACGAAGGGCAAATTTCCGATGACGAATGGCTGCCGCATTTCACGTGTAAAGCACTGGGGGACGCCATTTTAGAAATTATGCGTGCCACCCCGCAGCGCAAGCTCACGGTATATTGTGGTCATACCCACAGCTCAGGAATTTGCACGCCGCTGCCGAATGTGACAATCCATACCGGCAGCGCACAATACGGACTGCCTAGCGTGCAGCAAGTGATCGAAATGGAATAG
- the epmA gene encoding EF-P lysine aminoacylase EpmA produces MADFLPTAPLANLQLRAELLARTRQFFAARGFWEVETPILSADVTVDRHLDPLSTVLADDPRTPSAGRRLWLQTSPEFGMKRLLAAGAMAIYQITRAFRNSEIGRLHNPEFTIVEWYRVGDNMAAGMTLLDDLCQILLGTPPAERLSYAAAFQQHVGINPHVTSTAELAAAAKRCGVQVPAGLGTDQDAWRNVLLAECVESHLGRERPTILYDYPASQAALAKVRMDESLPENPSNFSVTQVAERFELYVRGIELANGYHELLDAMELRRRNAAANAARVALGKPALPEENRLLSAMDSGLPACTGVALGFDRLVMLAAGAKSLAEVLTFPIDRA; encoded by the coding sequence ATGGCCGATTTTCTGCCCACTGCCCCGCTGGCCAATCTTCAATTACGGGCGGAATTGTTGGCCCGGACTCGGCAGTTTTTTGCCGCACGTGGATTCTGGGAAGTGGAAACGCCGATCTTGTCCGCCGATGTAACCGTCGACCGGCATCTCGATCCGCTGTCGACGGTGTTGGCTGACGATCCGCGAACCCCCAGCGCGGGCCGACGCCTGTGGCTGCAAACTTCGCCGGAATTCGGCATGAAGCGCCTGCTAGCTGCCGGCGCGATGGCCATTTATCAAATTACTCGCGCCTTTCGCAATAGCGAAATCGGACGCTTACACAATCCGGAATTTACCATCGTGGAATGGTACCGTGTGGGAGACAACATGGCGGCCGGCATGACGCTTTTGGACGATTTATGCCAAATCTTACTCGGCACGCCGCCAGCGGAACGGCTGAGTTATGCAGCGGCATTTCAACAGCACGTCGGAATCAATCCGCATGTGACCAGCACGGCCGAATTGGCGGCAGCGGCAAAACGATGCGGCGTTCAGGTTCCGGCAGGTTTGGGCACTGATCAGGACGCTTGGCGGAATGTATTGCTGGCCGAATGCGTGGAATCGCACTTGGGCCGAGAGCGGCCGACAATTTTATATGATTATCCGGCCAGTCAAGCGGCGCTGGCGAAAGTTCGCATGGACGAATCGCTGCCGGAAAATCCAAGCAACTTTTCTGTTACCCAAGTGGCGGAGCGGTTTGAATTATATGTGCGAGGCATTGAGCTCGCCAACGGTTACCACGAATTGCTTGATGCTATGGAATTGCGCCGCCGCAATGCCGCGGCCAATGCTGCCCGTGTGGCACTGGGAAAGCCCGCGCTGCCGGAAGAAAATCGCTTGCTGTCAGCGATGGATTCCGGACTGCCAGCGTGTACCGGCGTGGCACTGGGCTTCGATCGTTTGGTGATGCTGGCGGCTGGCGCGAAATCGTTGGCCGAAGTACTGACCTTTCCCATCGATCGTGCATAA